A single Streptomyces sp. 2114.4 DNA region contains:
- a CDS encoding carbon-nitrogen hydrolase family protein produces the protein MKIAAGQFTCVPADVAANVRQMTVLAGQARAQGAELVVFPELALTGYELEAVLADPALWATAEDQRLDVIRKSGIATVVNCVAATDGPRPAIETLVFGADGELLTSYRKQHLFEHEQAAFAAGQHDGRFEFGGVRFALATCYDNHFPDLTVRGSTDGCQVHLASSLYGTGAGVDELAAIYPGIAKDSNMYVVLANHVGPAGPWTGCGRSSIWAPDGALIAEADTETAMVVTTDVG, from the coding sequence ATGAAGATCGCAGCAGGTCAGTTCACCTGTGTCCCGGCCGACGTGGCCGCCAACGTCCGGCAGATGACCGTTCTCGCAGGCCAGGCCCGCGCTCAGGGTGCAGAGCTCGTGGTGTTTCCCGAGCTGGCCTTGACCGGGTACGAGCTTGAGGCCGTACTCGCTGATCCTGCCCTCTGGGCGACGGCGGAAGACCAGCGCCTGGACGTGATCCGGAAGAGCGGCATCGCCACCGTCGTCAATTGCGTAGCAGCCACCGACGGGCCACGGCCCGCGATCGAGACGCTGGTCTTCGGGGCCGACGGCGAGCTGCTCACCAGCTACCGGAAGCAGCACCTGTTCGAGCATGAGCAGGCGGCCTTCGCAGCCGGGCAGCACGATGGGCGATTCGAGTTCGGAGGTGTGCGCTTCGCGCTCGCCACGTGCTACGACAACCACTTTCCCGACTTGACCGTGCGTGGGTCCACTGACGGGTGTCAGGTGCACCTGGCCAGCTCGCTGTACGGCACTGGCGCCGGAGTTGATGAACTCGCGGCGATCTATCCGGGAATCGCCAAAGACTCGAACATGTACGTCGTGCTGGCCAACCATGTCGGACCGGCAGGGCCGTGGACCGGCTGCGGCCGTTCTTCCATCTGGGCTCCGGACGGCGCCCTTATCGCGGAGGCCGACACGGAGACGGCCATGGTCGTCACGACCGACGTCGGGTGA
- a CDS encoding type III effector protein, translated as MPRPDQPTPSPSQHSAPVPFLAAAAALDAINEAMYTAHTAQADEPHTPAAAPQQALASLMLLREVREQLAVWETGLIEAAREAGASWADLAPPLGVASRQAAERRYLRLRPDPANTTGEARVKATRDRRAANRTVAAWARDNAADLRQLAGQITALAHLPAHAHAPVEHLSQALADNDAANLLAPLAAAAPHLQHHHPDLATRIETLTRHAEQLRHQSDHQRRTT; from the coding sequence GTGCCCAGGCCCGATCAGCCCACGCCGTCCCCAAGCCAGCACTCCGCCCCCGTGCCCTTCCTCGCCGCCGCAGCGGCGCTGGACGCCATCAACGAAGCCATGTACACCGCCCACACCGCGCAGGCCGACGAACCACACACCCCCGCCGCAGCGCCCCAGCAGGCCCTGGCTTCCCTGATGCTGCTCCGCGAGGTCCGCGAACAGCTCGCCGTCTGGGAGACGGGTCTGATCGAAGCGGCCCGGGAAGCGGGCGCGAGTTGGGCGGACCTGGCCCCACCGCTCGGCGTCGCCAGCCGCCAGGCCGCCGAGCGCCGTTACCTCCGCCTGCGGCCCGACCCCGCCAACACCACCGGCGAAGCGCGCGTCAAAGCCACCCGTGACCGCCGCGCCGCCAACCGCACCGTCGCCGCCTGGGCCCGCGACAACGCCGCCGACCTGCGCCAACTCGCAGGGCAGATCACCGCCCTCGCCCACCTGCCCGCCCACGCCCACGCGCCCGTGGAGCACCTCAGCCAGGCCCTCGCCGACAACGACGCCGCCAACCTCCTCGCCCCGCTGGCGGCCGCCGCGCCGCACCTCCAGCACCACCACCCCGACCTCGCCACCCGTATCGAGACCCTCACCCGGCACGCCGAACAACTACGCCACCAAAGTGACCATCAGCGCCGCACCACCTGA
- a CDS encoding Hsp20/alpha crystallin family protein: MLMRTDPFRELDRLTQQLMGTSGTWSRPSPMPMDAYREGEEYVIALDLPGVSTDAIDIDVERNMLTVKAERRPVTKADTVQMELSERPLGVFSRQLMLADTLDTEHIKADYDAGVLTLRIPIAERAKPRKISIGGETTHKQISG, translated from the coding sequence ATGTTGATGCGCACTGACCCGTTCCGCGAACTCGATCGGCTCACTCAGCAGCTGATGGGCACGTCCGGCACTTGGTCACGGCCATCCCCGATGCCGATGGACGCCTACCGCGAGGGTGAGGAGTACGTGATCGCCCTCGACCTGCCCGGGGTGTCGACGGACGCAATCGACATCGACGTCGAGCGGAACATGCTGACCGTCAAGGCCGAGCGCCGCCCGGTCACCAAGGCCGACACCGTGCAGATGGAGCTCTCCGAGCGTCCGCTGGGCGTCTTCTCCCGCCAGCTCATGCTGGCCGACACCCTCGACACCGAGCACATCAAGGCCGATTACGACGCAGGTGTCCTGACCCTGCGCATCCCGATCGCCGAGCGCGCCAAGCCCCGCAAGATCAGCATCGGCGGGGAGACCACACACAAGCAGATCAGCGGCTGA
- a CDS encoding DUF2267 domain-containing protein: MTLRWEAFLAAVQERGEYETSQEADRVARVVLALLGAHLVGHERAELAARLPEAYALILLNPLQAAEPLSAERFVQATAAWIEGATAETAKWDVGAVLSVVADASGEELMRRVLLQLPPGYDLLFGRPQSA; encoded by the coding sequence ATGACACTGCGGTGGGAGGCGTTCCTGGCAGCTGTCCAGGAACGCGGCGAGTACGAGACGTCACAGGAAGCGGACCGGGTGGCCCGCGTCGTCCTGGCACTGCTCGGTGCGCACCTGGTGGGACACGAGCGTGCCGAGCTGGCCGCCCGGCTACCGGAGGCCTACGCCCTGATCCTGCTCAATCCGCTGCAGGCCGCTGAGCCACTCTCCGCCGAACGGTTCGTCCAGGCCACTGCGGCCTGGATCGAGGGCGCCACCGCGGAGACGGCGAAGTGGGATGTCGGGGCCGTCCTCAGTGTCGTGGCGGACGCGTCGGGTGAAGAGCTCATGCGGCGCGTGCTGCTCCAGCTCCCACCCGGATACGACCTCCTCTTCGGCCGTCCCCAGTCCGCATGA
- a CDS encoding DUF2267 domain-containing protein, with protein sequence MSLQPGPVLPAPGMTYDQMLERVRYEGAYPTRERAGEVVRAVLAALGRQLTGEERVDLAARLPVEAAMVFTSQIPDTHQLTGREFVRDLAARTGGTRATTRWDTGTVLTTVGQLAGHDLLTRILAQLPSGYGLLFGRAELTQAA encoded by the coding sequence ATGTCCCTGCAGCCTGGACCGGTTCTCCCAGCACCGGGCATGACCTATGACCAGATGCTGGAGCGCGTCCGGTACGAAGGCGCCTACCCCACCCGCGAGCGAGCCGGAGAGGTCGTCCGTGCCGTGCTGGCCGCGCTGGGCCGCCAGCTCACCGGCGAGGAGCGCGTCGACCTCGCGGCCCGCCTGCCCGTCGAGGCCGCCATGGTGTTCACCTCCCAGATCCCCGACACCCACCAACTCACCGGCCGGGAGTTCGTCAGGGACCTCGCAGCACGCACCGGCGGCACCCGCGCCACCACACGCTGGGACACCGGCACCGTGCTCACCACCGTCGGCCAACTCGCCGGCCACGACCTCCTCACCCGCATCCTCGCGCAGCTCCCCTCCGGGTACGGGCTCCTGTTCGGCCGCGCCGAACTCACCCAGGCTGCCTGA
- a CDS encoding SDR family oxidoreductase, whose product MTSSTGSPDTSTRPLAGCGALVTGGSRGIGRAIARRLAADGATVVFTYHTQSEAADTLIAEIAELNGRAYALQLDLAAPEQVTEVFAAADRAFHEAGAGGLDILVANAGVFTSAPIAETTLDEWERVMAVNGRGTFLALQHAATRMRDGGRIITLSTVGTHWPSQGEALYAASKAAVEQLTRVASRELGHRGITANTLSLGPTDTDLLRAGAHPDALDGAAAMTALGRIGRPDDVASLVALLVRADNRWVTGQNIRADGGLT is encoded by the coding sequence ATGACTTCCTCGACGGGCTCACCTGATACGTCCACTCGACCGCTAGCCGGATGCGGTGCCCTGGTCACCGGTGGATCGCGCGGTATCGGCCGCGCGATCGCCCGCCGGTTGGCCGCAGACGGCGCCACAGTGGTCTTCACGTACCACACGCAGTCCGAGGCGGCCGACACGTTGATCGCCGAGATCGCTGAGCTGAACGGCAGGGCCTACGCCCTCCAGCTCGATCTGGCCGCACCGGAGCAGGTCACCGAGGTGTTCGCCGCGGCCGACAGAGCATTCCATGAGGCCGGGGCGGGCGGGCTGGACATCCTGGTGGCCAATGCCGGGGTGTTCACCAGCGCACCCATTGCAGAAACCACGCTCGACGAGTGGGAGCGCGTGATGGCCGTGAACGGGAGAGGTACGTTCTTGGCCCTTCAGCACGCCGCGACCCGCATGCGCGACGGCGGGCGGATCATCACCCTCTCCACGGTCGGCACGCATTGGCCCAGCCAGGGCGAGGCTCTCTACGCAGCCAGCAAGGCTGCCGTCGAACAGCTCACCCGTGTCGCATCCCGCGAACTCGGACACCGGGGCATCACGGCCAACACCCTCTCGCTCGGGCCGACCGACACGGACCTCCTCCGGGCGGGCGCCCACCCGGACGCGCTGGACGGTGCCGCTGCCATGACCGCGCTCGGCCGGATCGGCCGACCCGATGATGTGGCCAGCCTCGTGGCCCTGCTCGTCCGCGCGGACAACCGCTGGGTCACCGGCCAGAACATCCGCGCCGACGGTGGCCTCACCTGA
- a CDS encoding carbonic anhydrase, which yields MTEISTPTPRDAFELLLAGNRRFVAGTPEHPNQDATRRAAIAPSQQPFAVLFGCSDSRLAAEIIFDRGLGDLFVVRTAGHVMGAEVLGSIEYGVEVLDCPLVVVLGHDSCGAVGAACAALENGVQPAGYIRDVVERVTPSVLAARAAGQVEPEEILAEHIRHTVDLLLDRSRVLAEKVAAKQAAVVGLCYRLADGSAELVASRGLDAAAPAAS from the coding sequence ATGACCGAGATCAGCACCCCCACGCCCCGCGACGCCTTCGAGCTGCTGCTGGCCGGTAACCGGCGCTTCGTCGCCGGCACCCCCGAACACCCCAACCAGGACGCCACCCGTCGCGCCGCGATCGCCCCCTCCCAGCAGCCCTTCGCCGTGCTGTTCGGGTGCTCCGACTCCCGGCTGGCCGCCGAGATCATCTTCGACCGCGGTCTGGGAGACCTGTTCGTGGTACGCACTGCAGGTCACGTCATGGGTGCGGAAGTGCTGGGCAGCATCGAGTACGGCGTGGAGGTACTGGACTGCCCGCTGGTCGTGGTCCTCGGCCACGATTCGTGCGGCGCGGTGGGCGCAGCGTGCGCCGCCCTGGAGAACGGCGTGCAACCGGCCGGATACATTCGGGACGTCGTCGAGCGCGTGACCCCCAGCGTGCTGGCAGCACGGGCTGCCGGACAGGTTGAGCCCGAGGAGATTCTGGCCGAGCACATAAGGCACACCGTCGACTTGCTGCTGGACCGCTCCCGGGTACTCGCCGAGAAGGTCGCCGCCAAACAGGCCGCTGTGGTGGGCCTGTGCTACCGCCTGGCCGACGGCAGTGCAGAGCTCGTCGCCTCTCGCGGCCTCGACGCGGCAGCTCCCGCAGCGTCCTGA
- the car gene encoding carboxylic acid reductase: MSHSRPSAAELNARTDRLNAHLSATDAQFRDTAPLEAVTEAIRRPGLPLAALVATVMKGYADRPALGERATEPVTDPETGRTTLRLLKRFDTLTYGELWERVGAVASEWRHHPEHAMGPGDLVAVLGSTSSEYTVVELACIRSGMMSVPLQAGTSALHLAPIVEQTGPRLLVAHVDHVAVAIDIAANAPSLGRIILIGHHSEITAHQEELDSARGRLAAQDRGVTLDTLASVIDRGRTLPSLPEVPDGSAADALSALIYTSGSSGTPKGAMYTERLVRHFWIDFVPGQAVRPSIVLNYLPLSHMMGRGVLFSTLAKGGLACFTASSDLSTLFEDLSLVRPTEFLMVPRISDMLFQYYRAELSRRTEPDGDAAEQVREELREKVMGGRLLWAVTASAPPSDELTAFVENCLHVRLSDGYGSTEAGIVSLDGQVLRPPVTDHKLADVPELGYFATDSPHPRGELLIRSERLVPGYFRRPDATAEAFDEDGFYRTGDIMARVGPDTLRYVDRRSNVLKLSQGEFVTVSRLEALFSASPVVRQIFLYGNSARAYLLAVVVPTQDALDRADGDPRRIRPVLRESLQQLATEAGLNSYEIPRDFLIESEPFTQENGLLSGMRKPLRPALTKRYGEHLEALYTELTDREADELRALRRLGPDQPVPETVLRAAQALLGQRNGDLEPDARFLDLGGDSLTALSFSQLLKEIYRVDVPVDVVINPVNTLRRVADHIERALASEHRRPTADSLHGPDATRLDAADLRLDAFLDARAIGRAERPAGPLPEARTVLLTGANGYLGRFLCLEWLERVAQRGGTVVCVVRGSSAETARARLEAAFDSGDPELMERYHDLAARHLHMIAGDIGEPNLGLDDRTWQWLADTVDLIVHPAALVNHVLPYDQLFGPNVRGTAELIRLAVTSRIKQFTYLSTVAVVFGNESAADESADIRTACRTRVLEGDYADGYAASKWAGEVLLHEAHERFGLPVAVFRSNLILAHPRYRGQLNIPDVFTRLLLSLLATGIAPGSFYARDTGDGSAHYDALPVDFTARAITSLGDDAREGHRTYNVVNPHEDGISLDTFVDWLMAAGHPLTRVQDHAEWLDRFETALRGLPDHQKQHSLLPLLHAFAEPQKSLPGSALPAERFRAAVRAAALDEENDIPRLSPALITKYVADLRAQYLI, from the coding sequence GTGTCCCACTCCCGACCCTCCGCCGCCGAACTCAACGCACGTACCGACCGGCTAAACGCCCACCTGTCCGCGACCGACGCGCAGTTCCGTGACACCGCGCCCCTGGAAGCCGTCACCGAGGCGATCCGGCGGCCCGGACTGCCGCTCGCCGCCCTGGTGGCCACGGTGATGAAGGGGTACGCCGACCGTCCCGCCCTGGGCGAGCGTGCCACCGAGCCGGTCACCGACCCGGAGACAGGCCGGACCACGCTGCGCCTGCTGAAGCGGTTCGACACGCTCACCTACGGCGAACTCTGGGAACGGGTGGGCGCGGTGGCCTCCGAGTGGCGGCACCACCCCGAACACGCGATGGGACCGGGTGACCTCGTCGCCGTTCTCGGGTCCACGAGCTCCGAGTACACCGTGGTGGAGCTGGCCTGCATCCGCTCCGGCATGATGTCCGTTCCCCTCCAGGCCGGTACCTCGGCGTTACACCTGGCCCCCATCGTCGAGCAGACCGGACCGCGCCTGCTCGTGGCGCACGTCGACCACGTGGCGGTCGCGATCGACATAGCGGCGAACGCCCCCTCGCTGGGCCGGATCATCCTCATCGGCCATCACTCCGAGATCACCGCCCACCAGGAGGAGCTGGACTCCGCGCGCGGCCGGCTCGCGGCGCAGGACCGAGGCGTCACCCTGGACACACTGGCATCGGTCATCGACCGGGGAAGGACGCTGCCGTCGCTCCCCGAGGTTCCCGACGGGTCGGCAGCCGACGCGCTCAGCGCACTGATCTACACCTCGGGCAGTTCCGGCACCCCCAAGGGCGCCATGTACACCGAGCGCCTGGTCAGGCACTTCTGGATCGATTTCGTACCCGGCCAAGCGGTTCGGCCCTCCATCGTGCTGAACTACCTGCCCTTGAGCCACATGATGGGCAGGGGCGTACTGTTCAGCACGCTCGCCAAGGGAGGCCTCGCCTGCTTCACGGCGTCCAGCGACCTGTCGACGCTCTTCGAAGACCTCTCGCTGGTCCGACCCACCGAGTTCCTTATGGTTCCCCGCATCTCCGACATGCTCTTCCAGTACTACCGGGCCGAGTTGTCCCGCCGGACCGAGCCGGACGGCGATGCAGCCGAGCAGGTGAGGGAGGAGCTGCGGGAGAAGGTCATGGGCGGCCGCCTCCTGTGGGCCGTCACCGCCTCCGCTCCACCGAGCGACGAGCTGACGGCGTTCGTCGAGAACTGCCTCCACGTCAGGCTGTCCGACGGCTACGGGTCGACGGAAGCCGGCATCGTCTCCCTCGACGGCCAGGTGCTGCGCCCGCCGGTGACCGACCACAAGCTGGCCGACGTACCCGAGCTGGGATACTTCGCGACCGACTCACCGCACCCCAGGGGCGAACTGCTGATCAGGTCCGAGCGGCTCGTCCCCGGCTACTTCCGGCGCCCGGACGCCACCGCCGAGGCCTTCGACGAGGATGGCTTCTACCGCACGGGCGACATCATGGCCCGCGTCGGCCCCGACACGCTGAGGTACGTCGACCGCCGCTCCAACGTCCTCAAGCTGTCACAGGGCGAATTCGTCACGGTCTCCCGCCTGGAGGCGCTCTTCAGCGCCAGTCCGGTCGTCCGGCAGATCTTCCTCTACGGCAACAGCGCCCGCGCCTACCTGCTCGCGGTCGTCGTGCCGACGCAGGACGCCCTCGACCGCGCCGACGGGGACCCCCGGCGCATCAGGCCGGTCCTGCGGGAGTCCCTGCAGCAACTCGCCACCGAGGCGGGACTGAACTCCTACGAGATCCCCAGGGACTTCCTCATCGAGAGCGAGCCGTTCACCCAGGAGAACGGACTGCTCTCCGGAATGCGCAAACCGCTGCGGCCCGCCCTGACGAAGCGTTACGGCGAGCACCTCGAAGCGCTGTACACCGAATTGACCGACCGCGAGGCCGACGAACTGCGGGCACTGCGCCGGCTCGGCCCCGACCAGCCCGTACCGGAGACCGTGCTCCGGGCCGCACAGGCGCTCCTCGGGCAGCGGAACGGCGACCTGGAGCCCGACGCACGCTTCCTCGACCTCGGCGGTGACAGCCTGACCGCACTGTCCTTCTCCCAGCTGCTGAAGGAGATCTACCGCGTCGATGTTCCTGTCGACGTGGTCATCAACCCGGTCAACACGCTGCGACGGGTGGCCGACCACATCGAGCGGGCGCTCGCGTCGGAACACCGCCGCCCTACCGCCGACAGCCTCCACGGCCCTGACGCGACGCGACTCGACGCGGCCGACCTACGGCTGGACGCGTTCCTCGACGCACGGGCCATCGGGCGGGCCGAACGGCCGGCCGGTCCGCTGCCCGAGGCCCGGACCGTGCTGCTGACCGGCGCCAACGGCTACCTGGGCCGTTTTCTGTGTCTCGAATGGCTGGAGCGCGTGGCGCAGCGCGGTGGCACGGTGGTGTGCGTGGTCCGCGGCTCCTCCGCCGAGACGGCCCGGGCACGGCTGGAGGCGGCCTTCGACAGCGGCGACCCGGAACTCATGGAGCGCTACCACGACCTCGCCGCCCGGCATCTGCACATGATCGCCGGCGACATCGGGGAACCGAACCTCGGCCTCGACGACAGGACTTGGCAGTGGCTGGCCGACACCGTCGACCTGATCGTCCACCCGGCGGCACTGGTCAACCATGTCCTGCCCTATGACCAGTTGTTCGGTCCCAACGTACGGGGAACAGCCGAACTGATCAGGCTCGCGGTCACCTCCCGAATCAAGCAGTTCACCTACCTGTCGACGGTCGCCGTCGTCTTCGGGAACGAGTCAGCGGCCGACGAGTCGGCGGACATCCGCACCGCCTGCCGGACACGCGTCCTCGAAGGTGACTACGCCGACGGTTACGCGGCCAGCAAATGGGCCGGCGAGGTGCTGCTGCACGAGGCGCACGAAAGGTTCGGGCTGCCGGTCGCAGTCTTCCGCTCGAACCTGATCCTCGCGCACCCGCGCTACCGCGGCCAGCTCAACATCCCGGACGTCTTCACCCGCCTCCTGCTGAGCCTGCTGGCGACAGGCATCGCACCCGGCAGCTTCTACGCCCGCGACACGGGGGACGGCAGCGCACACTACGACGCACTCCCCGTGGACTTCACCGCGCGGGCGATCACCTCGCTGGGTGACGACGCACGAGAGGGCCACCGGACCTACAACGTGGTCAACCCGCACGAGGACGGCATCTCCCTCGACACGTTCGTCGACTGGCTGATGGCAGCCGGGCACCCCCTGACCCGCGTCCAGGACCACGCAGAGTGGCTCGACCGTTTCGAGACCGCCCTGCGGGGCCTGCCCGACCACCAGAAGCAACATTCGCTGCTTCCTCTGCTGCACGCCTTCGCCGAGCCGCAGAAGTCACTGCCCGGGTCCGCCCTGCCGGCGGAACGGTTCCGTGCGGCGGTACGGGCCGCAGCCCTCGACGAGGAGAACGACATCCCTCGTCTGTCACCGGCCCTGATCACCAAGTATGTGGCTGACCTCCGGGCGCAGTACCTGATTTGA
- a CDS encoding FadR/GntR family transcriptional regulator, translated as MKRISAPRRTASLSAQLVDSLRSHIESGGWPVGTRIPPEQVLIEELGVGRSTLREAIGALVHLGLLEPRAGDGTYVRSSSELQSVMVRRASSARRDNVLELRSVLEEYASQAAALRRDESQLQQLRELLTDADAACADEDTSAATNVDALFHRAVVQASGNDLLIEVYDYLGTALTSSLGGLPWDAVHAEEHARLHRRLVDAIEARDAGGARAAAAAIVQLTRGHETGTPRAAEDR; from the coding sequence ATGAAACGCATCAGCGCACCACGGCGGACCGCCAGCCTCTCCGCTCAGCTCGTTGACAGTCTCCGCTCCCACATCGAGTCCGGCGGGTGGCCGGTGGGGACGCGGATCCCGCCGGAACAGGTCCTCATCGAAGAACTCGGCGTCGGACGCAGCACCCTGCGGGAGGCGATCGGTGCGCTGGTGCACCTGGGTCTGCTGGAGCCCCGAGCCGGCGACGGCACCTACGTCCGCTCATCGAGCGAGCTGCAGTCGGTCATGGTGCGGCGGGCGAGCTCCGCGCGGCGGGACAACGTGCTGGAGCTGCGGAGCGTTCTGGAGGAGTACGCCTCCCAAGCCGCGGCCCTGCGCCGCGACGAGAGTCAGTTGCAGCAGCTGCGGGAGCTCCTGACCGACGCCGACGCGGCCTGCGCCGATGAGGACACGTCCGCGGCCACGAACGTCGACGCGCTGTTCCACCGGGCCGTTGTCCAGGCGAGCGGCAACGACCTGCTGATCGAGGTGTACGACTACCTCGGCACGGCGCTCACCTCGTCCCTGGGGGGCCTGCCCTGGGACGCCGTCCATGCCGAGGAGCACGCCCGCCTGCACCGCCGGCTCGTCGACGCGATCGAGGCCCGGGACGCGGGCGGCGCCCGTGCCGCGGCGGCCGCGATCGTCCAGCTCACCCGCGGCCACGAGACCGGCACACCACGAGCCGCGGAGGACCGGTGA
- a CDS encoding DUF6790 family protein, which translates to MAAAFLWGAAIGHVYQWFAHGDHAAGNTGGTLANDVLIPAVMIALAARDVRRAGSGRGPTVRPAA; encoded by the coding sequence GTGGCCGCCGCGTTCCTGTGGGGAGCCGCGATCGGCCACGTCTACCAGTGGTTCGCCCACGGCGACCACGCCGCCGGAAACACGGGTGGCACCCTCGCCAACGACGTTCTGATTCCCGCCGTGATGATCGCCTTGGCCGCCCGGGATGTCCGCCGCGCCGGCTCGGGCCGCGGCCCCACCGTCCGCCCGGCCGCCTGA
- a CDS encoding sigma-70 family RNA polymerase sigma factor, with product MERPLQTSGPPQQTGTVADLVGTDDPALVLAENIQALKPHLAELDERERILLELRFGAEMTQTEIGKELGLSQMHVSRLITRICAHLREAMLADD from the coding sequence ATCGAGCGGCCCCTACAGACCTCCGGGCCCCCACAGCAGACGGGAACCGTCGCCGATCTCGTCGGCACCGACGATCCCGCCCTCGTGCTGGCCGAGAACATCCAGGCCCTCAAGCCGCACCTGGCCGAGCTCGACGAGCGCGAGCGCATCCTCCTCGAGCTCCGCTTCGGCGCCGAGATGACCCAGACCGAGATCGGCAAAGAGCTCGGCCTCTCCCAGATGCATGTCTCCCGCCTCATCACCCGCATCTGCGCACACCTGCGGGAAGCGATGCTGGCCGACGACTGA
- a CDS encoding NmrA family NAD(P)-binding protein: MTHVLVVGGTGAMGSHVIQHLLATTDATITVPSRHPESAHATELAALAPDRVRLVRSDSAALEGLIGQADRVFANTDFFATGSAVGEYQQGLHLLAAAERAGVERFIWSSLDSAVSLTGNPVPHFDSKAAVAAHIDLMRSEEMLRKETDGWYTDHVSVLTTAPYFENLRDRLTPRPNGRGGLTFHLPPETGTSTSCAVCTPT, translated from the coding sequence ATGACCCACGTCCTCGTCGTCGGCGGCACCGGGGCCATGGGCAGCCACGTGATCCAACACCTGTTGGCCACCACCGACGCCACCATCACCGTCCCCAGCCGCCACCCGGAGTCCGCTCACGCCACCGAACTCGCCGCCCTCGCGCCCGACCGCGTGCGACTGGTCCGTTCCGACTCGGCGGCCCTCGAGGGCCTGATCGGGCAGGCCGACCGCGTGTTCGCCAACACCGACTTCTTCGCGACGGGCAGCGCCGTGGGCGAGTATCAGCAAGGACTGCACTTGCTGGCCGCCGCGGAGCGGGCCGGCGTGGAGCGTTTCATCTGGTCCTCGTTGGACAGCGCGGTGTCCCTGACCGGCAACCCCGTCCCGCACTTCGACAGCAAAGCCGCAGTCGCAGCCCACATCGACCTGATGCGGTCGGAGGAAATGCTCCGCAAGGAGACCGACGGCTGGTACACGGACCACGTCTCGGTGCTGACCACGGCGCCGTACTTCGAGAACCTGCGAGACCGACTCACCCCCCGGCCGAACGGCAGGGGCGGCCTGACCTTCCATCTCCCCCCCGAGACCGGGACATCGACCTCCTGCGCCGTCTGCACCCCGACCTGA
- a CDS encoding polysaccharide deacetylase family protein, with protein sequence MRAVTGWPGGRKVVALVTVALELWSPGHWPAYAPMAAAWPLPGIDDTHSTSWADYGVTTGIWRLLDVLGDLPATVGVNGLVAERYPETVMAVHEAGHEIAAHSWAQDVVPALLDADAERTDIRRCTALLGQVTGVRPTGWMSPRATGSRHTDDLLAEAGYRWTGDHGDHDLPQVLSTAHGPLVSLMHSDHSDVRDAAAGPYTYRDLHRELLNQLLAEAGPGAA encoded by the coding sequence ATGAGAGCAGTAACCGGCTGGCCGGGCGGGCGGAAGGTCGTCGCGCTGGTCACCGTCGCGTTGGAACTGTGGTCACCAGGGCACTGGCCCGCCTACGCGCCGATGGCCGCGGCGTGGCCGCTGCCCGGCATCGACGACACACACAGCACCTCCTGGGCGGACTACGGCGTCACCACCGGCATCTGGCGGCTGCTCGACGTCCTCGGTGACCTGCCCGCCACCGTCGGCGTCAATGGACTGGTCGCCGAGCGGTACCCCGAGACCGTCATGGCCGTGCACGAGGCGGGTCACGAGATCGCCGCACACTCCTGGGCTCAGGACGTGGTGCCCGCGCTCCTCGATGCCGATGCCGAGCGGACCGACATCCGTCGCTGCACCGCCCTCCTTGGCCAAGTCACCGGCGTTCGCCCGACGGGGTGGATGAGCCCACGCGCCACCGGTTCCAGGCACACTGACGACCTGCTCGCCGAGGCCGGCTACCGCTGGACCGGCGACCACGGCGACCATGACCTCCCGCAGGTCCTGTCCACCGCTCACGGTCCGCTGGTCTCCCTCATGCACAGCGACCACTCCGACGTCCGCGACGCTGCGGCCGGCCCGTACACCTACCGCGACCTGCACCGTGAGCTACTGAACCAGCTGCTCGCCGAGGCCGGCCCAGGCGCCGCCTGA
- a CDS encoding helix-turn-helix domain-containing protein, whose protein sequence is MREYSGSVFLADCPARLAIEIIADKWAVVVLFALSRKPCRHGELVDLIGGISRKVLTQTLRRLQGYGLVDRHAEAGKVEYVLTDLGRTLVKPIAVLTEWAHEHGAAVVGFREPETD, encoded by the coding sequence ATGCGTGAGTACTCCGGCAGCGTCTTCCTCGCCGACTGCCCGGCTCGGCTGGCGATCGAGATCATCGCCGACAAATGGGCGGTGGTCGTGCTGTTCGCGTTGAGCCGCAAACCGTGCAGGCACGGCGAGTTGGTCGACCTGATCGGCGGCATCTCGCGGAAAGTGCTGACCCAGACGCTGCGGCGGCTGCAGGGGTACGGTCTGGTCGACCGCCACGCCGAGGCCGGGAAGGTCGAGTACGTGCTGACAGACCTGGGCCGGACGCTGGTGAAGCCGATCGCCGTGCTGACTGAGTGGGCTCACGAGCACGGCGCGGCCGTGGTGGGATTCCGAGAGCCCGAAACGGACTGA